One genomic window of Novosphingobium aureum includes the following:
- the hpf gene encoding ribosome hibernation-promoting factor, HPF/YfiA family, with the protein MDIRVSGHQVETGEALQAHATERLTAIIEKYFSRAISSQVTFGRGPANGFRCDIVMHVMQHLVLKGTGLAQDAHLALDQAAEKIDKQLRRYKRRLTDRSEQSAHAMALVTDGAANGIDNAAYTIFEEIPDSHEDEYEADAPVVIAETRVDVPEATVSDAVMMLDLRNTTALFFKNAGTGRHNMVYRRGDGSIGWVEPG; encoded by the coding sequence ATGGATATCCGTGTCTCTGGTCATCAGGTCGAAACCGGTGAGGCCCTTCAGGCCCATGCTACCGAGCGGCTCACGGCGATCATCGAGAAGTATTTCAGCAGGGCCATCTCCTCGCAGGTCACGTTTGGCCGCGGCCCCGCCAATGGTTTCCGCTGCGATATCGTGATGCACGTGATGCAGCACCTCGTGCTCAAGGGCACCGGGCTTGCACAGGACGCGCATCTCGCGCTCGACCAGGCGGCGGAGAAGATCGACAAGCAGCTGCGCCGTTACAAGCGCCGTCTCACCGATCGTTCGGAACAGTCCGCGCATGCGATGGCGCTGGTCACCGACGGCGCGGCGAACGGGATCGACAACGCCGCCTACACGATCTTTGAAGAGATCCCCGACAGCCACGAGGACGAATACGAGGCCGATGCGCCCGTCGTCATCGCGGAAACCCGCGTCGACGTACCCGAAGCCACGGTTTCGGATGCGGTGATGATGCTGGACTTGCGCAATACTACGGCGCTGTTCTTCAAAAACGCTGGCACCGGTCGTCATAATATGGTTTACCGCCGCGGCGACGGTTCGATTGGGTGGGTCGAACCGGGCTGA
- the erpA gene encoding iron-sulfur cluster insertion protein ErpA has product MEQSSLILSPSAAARVAAIAQKQDKPAILRLSVEGGGCSGFQYKFGLADAALDDDSVAETDGVRLVVDPVSLDLVGGALVDYVESLGGSAFKVENPNAAAGCGCGSSFSI; this is encoded by the coding sequence ATGGAACAGTCCTCGCTCATTCTCAGCCCCTCCGCCGCCGCCCGCGTTGCCGCCATCGCGCAGAAGCAGGACAAGCCGGCGATCCTGCGCCTTTCGGTCGAAGGCGGTGGCTGTTCGGGCTTCCAGTACAAGTTCGGTCTCGCCGATGCTGCGCTCGATGACGACAGCGTGGCCGAGACCGACGGCGTCAGGCTGGTGGTCGATCCGGTCAGCCTCGATCTCGTCGGCGGCGCACTGGTCGACTACGTCGAATCGCTCGGCGGCTCGGCCTTCAAGGTCGAGAATCCCAATGCCGCCGCCGGCTGTGGCTGCGGCTCCAGCTTCAGCATCTGA
- a CDS encoding PTS sugar transporter subunit IIA, producing MRSLFTLLPEAVTSASLDSKDAILGHLAGLFASVYDLDSANVKDSLVAREELGSTGFGRCIAIPHARIENLHRPVAAFIRLASPVDFDSADGQPIDLVFGLLSPVGAGATHLHALAAISRMMRDERMHAGLLDATSPEALYSLLSNVIDRDAA from the coding sequence ATGAGAAGCCTTTTTACTCTGTTGCCCGAAGCCGTCACCTCGGCGAGTCTCGATAGCAAGGATGCCATCCTCGGGCATCTCGCCGGCCTGTTCGCCTCGGTCTACGACCTCGACAGCGCGAACGTGAAGGACAGCCTGGTCGCCCGTGAAGAGCTGGGCAGCACCGGTTTCGGCCGCTGCATCGCCATTCCCCACGCGCGCATCGAGAACCTGCACCGTCCCGTCGCCGCCTTCATCCGGCTGGCTTCGCCGGTCGATTTCGATTCCGCCGACGGTCAGCCGATCGATCTCGTGTTCGGATTGCTATCTCCTGTCGGCGCGGGGGCCACGCACCTGCACGCGCTGGCGGCGATCTCGCGCATGATGCGTGACGAGCGCATGCACGCCGGCCTGCTCGATGCGACCTCTCCCGAGGCGCTCTACAGCCTCCTGAGCAATGTCATCGACCGCGATGCCGCCTGA
- a CDS encoding pyruvate, water dikinase regulatory protein: MARFHLHLLSDSTGETLEMIAKAALAQFDDTEVLRHFWPMVRSQQHLDRIMGEIASNPGLVFFTLVNEDTRSRLEETCQQLGLPAIAVLDGVTDALEALLGQEAKGRPGRQHRLDDAYFARVDAIQFTIAHDDGIAWEDWEEADIVLAGVSRTSKTPTSIYLANRGFKVANIPIVPESPPPSSLFGLKRPLVVGLTTAPERLIQVRRNRLLSLSQSPDTDYVQEEMVVSEVKYARRMFADNSWPVIDVTRRSIEETAAAVINLYNERKAAGRTGQIGPKPI; encoded by the coding sequence ATGGCGCGTTTTCATCTGCATCTGCTTTCGGATTCGACCGGCGAGACGCTCGAGATGATCGCCAAGGCGGCGCTCGCGCAGTTCGACGATACCGAGGTTTTGCGCCATTTCTGGCCGATGGTGCGCTCGCAACAGCACCTCGACCGGATCATGGGCGAGATCGCCTCGAACCCCGGGCTCGTGTTCTTCACGCTCGTCAACGAGGATACCCGTAGCCGGCTCGAGGAGACTTGCCAGCAGCTCGGCCTGCCCGCGATTGCGGTGCTTGACGGGGTGACGGACGCGCTCGAGGCATTGCTCGGGCAGGAAGCCAAGGGTCGTCCGGGCCGCCAGCACCGCCTCGACGATGCCTATTTCGCGCGCGTCGATGCGATCCAGTTCACCATCGCCCACGACGACGGCATCGCCTGGGAAGACTGGGAAGAGGCCGATATCGTGCTGGCGGGCGTTTCGCGCACCTCCAAGACGCCGACCTCGATCTACCTTGCCAATCGTGGCTTCAAGGTCGCCAACATCCCAATCGTGCCCGAGAGCCCTCCGCCCTCTTCGCTCTTCGGGTTGAAGCGCCCGCTGGTCGTCGGCCTCACCACCGCGCCCGAGCGCCTCATCCAGGTGCGCCGCAACCGCCTGCTCTCGCTCAGCCAGTCGCCCGATACCGACTATGTGCAGGAAGAGATGGTGGTGAGCGAGGTCAAGTACGCGCGCCGCATGTTCGCCGACAATTCCTGGCCGGTGATCGACGTCACCCGTCGCTCGATCGAGGAGACCGCCGCGGCGGTGATCAACCTCTACAACGAGCGCAAGGCTGCCGGGCGCACCGGCCAGATCGGCCCCAAGCCCATTTGA
- the xth gene encoding exodeoxyribonuclease III, with translation MKIATFNINGVKARLPRLLEWLEETRPAVACLQEIKSQDEGFPISEFEKLGYKGLWHGQKSFNGVAILADGEMPVEVQRGLEGEPEDDHSRYLEADVFGLRVACIYLPNGNPVPGPKFDYKLRWMKRLRARMAQIRSEEVPAIVTGDFNVIPHDRDVWSPPAMAADALMQPESRNAYFRLLGDGWTDAIATHNPKGGVWTYWDYQAGAWPRDHGFRIDHALLSPELADRLVACGVDKDHRGREKASDHAPVWVSLRA, from the coding sequence ATGAAGATTGCCACTTTCAACATCAACGGCGTCAAGGCGCGCCTGCCCCGTCTGCTCGAATGGCTCGAGGAGACCCGTCCCGCGGTTGCCTGCCTGCAGGAGATCAAGTCGCAGGACGAGGGCTTTCCCATCAGCGAGTTCGAGAAGCTCGGCTACAAGGGCCTGTGGCACGGCCAGAAGAGCTTCAACGGCGTCGCCATCCTCGCCGATGGGGAAATGCCCGTCGAGGTGCAGCGCGGGCTCGAGGGCGAGCCCGAGGACGACCATTCGCGCTATCTCGAGGCCGATGTCTTCGGGCTGCGCGTCGCGTGCATCTACCTGCCCAACGGCAATCCGGTGCCCGGGCCCAAGTTCGACTACAAGCTGCGCTGGATGAAGCGGCTGCGCGCACGCATGGCGCAGATCCGCAGCGAGGAAGTGCCCGCGATCGTCACCGGTGATTTCAACGTCATCCCGCATGACCGCGACGTATGGTCGCCACCCGCGATGGCCGCCGATGCGCTGATGCAGCCGGAATCGCGCAATGCCTATTTCCGCCTGCTCGGCGATGGCTGGACCGACGCGATCGCGACGCACAACCCCAAGGGCGGCGTGTGGACCTACTGGGACTACCAGGCCGGCGCCTGGCCGCGCGATCACGGTTTCCGCATCGACCACGCGCTGCTTTCGCCCGAACTGGCCGACCGGCTCGTCGCCTGCGGCGTCGACAAGGACCATCGCGGGCGGGAGAAGGCGAGCGACCATGCTCCGGTCTGGGTGAGCTTGCGTGCCTGA
- the hemE gene encoding uroporphyrinogen decarboxylase, which translates to MPGLLLDTLRGTNSNKRPTWLMRQAGRYLPEYRALRAEKGGFLALVYDTEAAAEITLQPIQRFGFDGAILFSDILIVPYAMGQDLQFLAGEGPKLSPRLVDHALGTLEAVPERLSPIYETVRLVSAALDADKTMLGFAGSPWTVATYMTAGEGSRDQHETRAMAYRDPQGFQAIIDAVSQVTIEYLCGQIEAGAEAVQLFDSWAGTLSPAQFERWVIAPNAAIVAAVKARHPETPIIGFPKGAGEKLPAYARETGVDALGIDETIDPIWAARELPAGMPVQGNLDPLLLLAGGEELDQAATHVLEAFAERPHVFNLGHGIGQHTPIAHVERLLATVRGWSRG; encoded by the coding sequence ATGCCTGGCCTTCTCCTCGACACCCTGCGCGGCACGAACAGCAACAAGCGCCCGACCTGGCTCATGCGCCAGGCAGGACGCTACCTGCCCGAGTATCGTGCCCTGCGCGCCGAGAAGGGTGGTTTCCTCGCGCTGGTCTACGATACCGAGGCCGCAGCCGAGATCACGTTGCAGCCGATCCAGCGTTTCGGTTTCGACGGCGCGATCCTCTTCTCCGACATCCTGATCGTGCCTTACGCCATGGGTCAGGACCTTCAGTTCCTGGCAGGCGAGGGGCCAAAGCTCTCGCCCCGCCTCGTTGATCATGCCCTCGGAACTCTCGAAGCGGTCCCTGAACGACTCTCGCCGATCTACGAGACGGTGCGCCTCGTCTCGGCTGCGCTCGATGCCGACAAGACGATGCTGGGCTTTGCAGGATCGCCCTGGACGGTCGCTACGTACATGACCGCGGGCGAGGGTAGCCGTGACCAGCACGAGACCCGCGCCATGGCTTACAGGGACCCCCAGGGCTTTCAGGCGATCATCGATGCGGTGAGTCAGGTTACCATCGAATATCTGTGCGGGCAGATCGAGGCAGGTGCCGAAGCGGTCCAGCTGTTCGATTCATGGGCAGGCACGCTTTCGCCCGCACAGTTCGAACGCTGGGTCATCGCGCCAAACGCCGCCATCGTCGCGGCGGTGAAGGCGCGCCATCCCGAGACACCGATCATCGGCTTTCCGAAGGGAGCAGGCGAAAAGCTTCCTGCCTATGCCCGCGAGACCGGTGTAGACGCTCTGGGGATCGACGAGACTATCGACCCGATCTGGGCCGCGCGCGAACTGCCTGCCGGAATGCCGGTGCAGGGCAACCTCGACCCGCTGTTGCTGCTCGCGGGCGGCGAGGAACTCGATCAGGCGGCGACGCATGTGCTCGAGGCCTTTGCCGAGCGTCCGCACGTCTTCAACCTCGGCCACGGTATCGGGCAGCACACCCCGATCGCGCACGTCGAGCGCCTGCTGGCGACCGTGCGGGGCTGGAGCCGCGGCTAA
- a CDS encoding Maf family protein: MITLASKSASRRAMLEAADIPFTVSPAHIDERALEASMGDAAPDAVALALASEKALAVSRETPGALVLGSDSLVVCGGRRFDKPADRAAAAEHLRFFSGKVMVLHSAAALARDGAVTWAEAAQARLNVASLSDSFIERYLDAEWPEVGGCVGVFRIEGRGVQLFEAIEGDYFTILGMPLLKVQAALRREGVGA; the protein is encoded by the coding sequence ATGATCACCCTCGCCTCCAAGAGCGCATCGCGCCGTGCCATGCTCGAGGCTGCGGACATTCCCTTCACCGTCAGCCCGGCGCACATCGACGAGCGCGCGCTCGAGGCCAGCATGGGCGATGCCGCGCCCGATGCGGTCGCGCTTGCACTGGCATCGGAGAAGGCGCTCGCTGTTTCACGTGAAACACCCGGCGCACTCGTCCTCGGCAGTGACTCGCTCGTCGTGTGCGGGGGACGCCGCTTCGACAAACCCGCCGACCGCGCGGCCGCGGCAGAGCACCTGCGGTTCTTCTCTGGCAAGGTCATGGTGCTGCACAGCGCAGCCGCGCTCGCGCGCGACGGCGCGGTGACATGGGCCGAGGCGGCGCAGGCGCGCCTCAATGTCGCCTCCTTGAGCGACTCATTCATCGAGCGCTATCTCGATGCCGAATGGCCCGAGGTCGGCGGCTGCGTCGGCGTGTTCCGTATCGAGGGACGCGGCGTGCAGTTGTTCGAGGCCATCGAGGGCGACTATTTCACGATCCTGGGCATGCCGCTGCTCAAGGTCCAGGCGGCGCTGCGCCGTGAAGGAGTGGGTGCATGA
- a CDS encoding putative 2OG-Fe(II) oxygenase, whose amino-acid sequence MNGAGQTSPQDHAGRARALKAQGRLEEALEHYRLDACLRTQSSVAAHNLASTAGDLSLFEEAAAEAERALSLSRAVPETWLVLARARQGLGHLDEAEQAFAQAIALRADYYDAHHDLAQLRWMRGGELAGATRALDAAIVATHEAQPLVILRSRMDIAAGEPDAAVARLEHALRSAPADPALRLATAQACAAAGRSGAQLSHVVEALRLAPSSTLAASGAVEALLAEGRAEEARDLAERILAHDPRHQGVRALLLTAWRALGDPRGLADYEDTGLIRSLEVATPEGWASREEWLGAVAGVLRARHGFSMHPLGQSLRFGSQTQEDLSRSNDPVIAGLFLEIRRTVSRYIAELGPGSDPTRARAPSPERWRFTGAWSVLLRAGGYHVDHVHPEGWISSALHVETPAASAEPPQGWLAFGRPGIATRPEMAPLHRIRPKAGNLVLFPSYCWHGTEHFRGEEDRLSLAFDVVPI is encoded by the coding sequence ATGAATGGTGCCGGGCAAACTTCGCCGCAGGATCATGCGGGACGCGCGCGTGCGCTCAAGGCGCAAGGGCGTCTCGAGGAGGCGCTGGAGCACTATCGTCTCGATGCCTGTTTGCGGACGCAGAGCAGTGTCGCGGCACACAACCTCGCCTCGACCGCCGGCGATCTCTCGCTTTTCGAGGAGGCTGCCGCCGAGGCTGAGCGCGCGCTATCGCTGAGCCGCGCAGTCCCCGAGACCTGGCTCGTGCTTGCCCGCGCCCGGCAAGGTCTGGGGCATCTCGACGAGGCCGAGCAGGCCTTCGCGCAGGCGATCGCGTTGCGCGCGGACTATTACGATGCGCACCACGACCTCGCGCAGCTGCGCTGGATGCGCGGCGGCGAGCTTGCCGGTGCGACCCGCGCACTCGATGCGGCGATTGTCGCGACGCACGAGGCGCAGCCGCTCGTGATCCTGCGCAGCCGCATGGATATTGCCGCGGGCGAGCCCGATGCGGCGGTGGCGCGGCTCGAACACGCCTTGCGCAGTGCCCCGGCCGACCCCGCGCTGCGTCTTGCGACCGCACAGGCCTGCGCCGCAGCCGGGCGCAGCGGGGCGCAGCTTTCCCACGTGGTCGAGGCGCTGCGGCTCGCGCCCTCCTCTACGCTTGCCGCCAGCGGCGCAGTCGAGGCGCTGCTGGCCGAGGGACGCGCCGAGGAGGCGCGCGACCTTGCCGAGCGCATCCTCGCACACGATCCGCGCCATCAGGGCGTGCGTGCGCTGCTGCTCACTGCCTGGCGCGCGCTGGGCGATCCGCGCGGGCTCGCCGATTACGAGGATACCGGGCTGATCCGCTCGCTCGAGGTGGCGACGCCCGAAGGCTGGGCATCGCGCGAGGAGTGGCTCGGTGCGGTAGCCGGAGTGCTGCGTGCGCGCCACGGTTTCTCGATGCACCCGCTCGGCCAGTCGCTGCGCTTCGGCAGCCAGACGCAGGAGGACCTCTCGCGCAGCAACGACCCGGTCATCGCCGGGCTCTTCCTCGAAATTCGCCGCACCGTCTCGCGCTATATCGCCGAACTCGGCCCCGGCAGCGACCCGACGCGCGCGCGGGCCCCCTCCCCTGAACGCTGGCGCTTTACCGGGGCCTGGTCGGTGTTGTTGCGAGCGGGCGGCTATCACGTCGACCACGTCCATCCCGAAGGCTGGATATCGAGCGCGCTCCACGTCGAGACTCCTGCCGCGAGCGCGGAGCCGCCGCAGGGCTGGCTTGCCTTCGGCCGCCCGGGGATCGCGACGAGGCCCGAGATGGCACCGCTCCACCGCATCCGGCCCAAGGCGGGCAACCTCGTACTGTTCCCCAGCTACTGCTGGCATGGAACCGAGCATTTCCGGGGTGAAGAGGACCGGCTCAGCCTTGCCTTCGATGTGGTGCCCATCTGA
- the coaE gene encoding dephospho-CoA kinase (Dephospho-CoA kinase (CoaE) performs the final step in coenzyme A biosynthesis.), producing MSGALNPEARGRSGPKILGLTGSIGMGKSTVAQMFRELGVPVFDADAEVHLLQGPEGALLPAIEEAFPGTTGAQGVDRAKLGAAVFGDKEALARLEAIVHPAVGARREAFLMSHPGAPLVVFDIPLLYEKGGYRGLDAVAVVSAPAAEQRRRVLARPGMTEAKFEQILGLQVPDAQKRARADFVIDTGTSLEETGREVERIVAALSGQE from the coding sequence GTGAGCGGCGCTCTGAACCCTGAGGCGCGAGGCCGTTCGGGACCGAAGATCCTGGGTCTCACCGGCTCGATCGGCATGGGCAAGTCGACCGTCGCGCAGATGTTTCGCGAGCTGGGTGTGCCGGTCTTCGATGCAGATGCCGAGGTTCACCTTCTGCAGGGCCCTGAAGGTGCGTTACTGCCCGCTATCGAGGAGGCCTTTCCCGGTACCACGGGCGCGCAGGGCGTCGACCGGGCGAAGCTGGGCGCGGCGGTGTTCGGCGACAAGGAGGCGCTCGCGCGACTCGAAGCGATCGTCCATCCCGCCGTCGGCGCGCGGCGCGAGGCCTTTCTCATGTCCCATCCCGGGGCACCCCTCGTGGTCTTCGATATACCACTGCTTTACGAAAAGGGCGGATACCGGGGGCTCGATGCCGTCGCGGTGGTCTCCGCACCCGCTGCCGAACAGCGCCGCAGGGTGCTGGCGCGTCCGGGAATGACCGAGGCGAAATTCGAGCAGATTCTGGGACTTCAGGTACCCGATGCGCAGAAGCGCGCACGCGCCGATTTCGTCATCGATACCGGTACCAGCCTCGAAGAGACAGGCCGCGAGGTAGAGCGCATCGTCGCTGCGCTGAGCGGCCAAGAATAA
- the dnaQ gene encoding DNA polymerase III subunit epsilon: MREIIFDTETTGFDPKNGDRMVEIGCVEMVNRVETGRSYHAYFNPERSMPAEAEAVHGLSEAFLADKPLFAECAQDFLDFIGDAPMVAHNAGFDFNFINAELALCGLPEVSRERMVDTIVLAKARHPGAKLSLDALCSRYGIDRSHRTKHGALLDAELLAQVYVELRGGRQIGLELVAEKEEIVSQTKVLVRRDRVMRQPRPHAASEEELAAHAEFLKSVDTPLWGQ, translated from the coding sequence ATGCGAGAGATTATCTTCGACACCGAAACGACCGGATTCGACCCGAAGAACGGGGACCGGATGGTTGAAATCGGCTGCGTGGAGATGGTCAACCGGGTCGAGACCGGTCGCAGCTACCACGCCTATTTCAATCCCGAGCGTTCGATGCCTGCCGAGGCCGAGGCGGTCCACGGCCTGTCCGAGGCCTTCCTCGCCGACAAGCCGCTGTTTGCCGAATGCGCGCAGGACTTCCTCGATTTCATCGGGGATGCGCCGATGGTCGCGCACAACGCCGGGTTCGACTTCAACTTCATCAATGCCGAGCTCGCCCTATGCGGCCTGCCCGAGGTGAGCCGCGAGCGCATGGTCGATACCATCGTGCTGGCCAAGGCGCGCCATCCCGGCGCCAAGCTCTCGCTCGACGCGCTATGCTCGCGCTACGGGATTGATCGAAGTCATCGTACCAAGCACGGCGCCTTGCTAGACGCCGAGCTGCTCGCGCAGGTCTATGTCGAACTGCGCGGCGGTCGCCAGATCGGCCTCGAGCTGGTCGCCGAAAAAGAAGAGATCGTGTCGCAGACCAAGGTCCTCGTGCGAAGGGACAGGGTCATGCGTCAGCCGCGCCCCCACGCGGCTTCCGAGGAGGAACTTGCAGCGCATGCGGAGTTTCTCAAGTCGGTCGATACCCCGTTGTGGGGTCAATGA
- a CDS encoding cell wall hydrolase: MRTKVEWASAVALVATVVTAVVSTQGSGAAASDSEPVMAAQDPQNTISAPAQDAAVRFVSQPVVQSLEAEAAPQDTMADAGVVYEAATLSELVDRQTMPAQVSRQMRCLAGGIYFESRGESLEGQLAVGRVIINRARSSRFPDNYCDVIYQRSQFSFVRGRKMPHIREKSKNWRRAVAIAQIALDDSWKNPAKGALFFHAARISPNWRLTRLARVDNHIFYR; encoded by the coding sequence ATGCGTACGAAAGTTGAGTGGGCCAGCGCGGTAGCGTTGGTCGCAACGGTTGTGACTGCAGTAGTAAGCACCCAGGGATCGGGAGCCGCCGCCAGCGACAGTGAGCCTGTCATGGCCGCGCAGGATCCGCAGAATACGATTTCCGCACCGGCCCAGGACGCAGCGGTCCGCTTCGTCTCGCAGCCCGTCGTGCAGAGCCTCGAGGCCGAAGCGGCTCCCCAGGACACCATGGCCGATGCCGGTGTCGTCTACGAGGCCGCGACGCTGTCCGAGCTGGTCGATCGCCAGACCATGCCTGCGCAGGTGTCGCGTCAGATGCGTTGCCTTGCCGGTGGCATCTATTTCGAATCGCGTGGTGAGTCGCTCGAGGGCCAGCTTGCGGTCGGTCGCGTGATCATCAATCGCGCGCGCTCCTCGCGCTTTCCCGACAACTATTGCGACGTGATCTACCAGCGCTCGCAGTTCTCCTTCGTGCGCGGGCGCAAGATGCCGCATATCCGCGAGAAGTCGAAGAACTGGCGCCGTGCGGTGGCGATCGCGCAGATCGCGCTCGACGACAGCTGGAAGAACCCGGCCAAGGGAGCCCTGTTCTTCCACGCAGCGCGCATTTCGCCCAATTGGCGCCTGACGCGCCTCGCACGCGTCGACAACCACATCTTCTATCGTTGA
- a CDS encoding CBS domain-containing protein — translation MTIERIIEHRHDIVTCSVNNTMREAATILADRRIGALPVMDGTMIAGIFSERDVIYRLREFGADVLDRPVAEVMTAPAVTVSPDTAAMTALAMMTKRRIRHLPVVSGGQMIGFVSIGDIVKYRLDKVEGEAAALRDYIQMA, via the coding sequence ATGACGATTGAGCGGATCATCGAACACCGTCACGACATCGTGACCTGTTCGGTAAACAACACCATGCGTGAGGCCGCGACAATCCTGGCCGACCGCCGCATCGGTGCGCTGCCGGTGATGGACGGCACCATGATTGCCGGGATCTTTTCCGAACGCGACGTGATCTACCGCCTGCGCGAATTCGGCGCCGACGTGCTCGATCGCCCGGTTGCCGAGGTGATGACCGCACCCGCAGTGACAGTCTCGCCCGACACTGCCGCGATGACCGCATTGGCGATGATGACAAAGCGGCGCATCCGACACCTGCCGGTCGTCTCGGGCGGACAGATGATCGGCTTCGTCTCGATCGGCGACATCGTCAAGTATCGCCTCGACAAGGTCGAGGGCGAGGCGGCGGCCCTGCGCGACTATATCCAGATGGCCTGA
- a CDS encoding DUF1491 family protein, with the protein MTEARLPAHLEVAGLIRRIEAAGGFGMVLAKGERDAGTILVVLMEKGDNSRLYERMPNMDGSRKWSCTKVQDPEKKHEFMEYLDRRRTQDRDTWLVELDIQDGERFIDAG; encoded by the coding sequence ATGACCGAGGCCCGGCTTCCCGCACATCTCGAGGTTGCCGGGCTGATTCGTCGAATCGAGGCCGCTGGCGGCTTCGGTATGGTTCTCGCAAAAGGTGAACGCGACGCCGGGACGATACTCGTCGTGCTGATGGAAAAGGGTGATAATTCACGCCTTTACGAACGCATGCCCAATATGGACGGGTCGCGGAAATGGTCGTGCACGAAGGTACAAGACCCTGAAAAAAAACACGAATTTATGGAATATCTGGATCGCCGCAGAACCCAGGACCGCGATACCTGGCTGGTTGAACTGGATATCCAAGATGGTGAACGTTTCATCGACGCCGGATGA
- a CDS encoding PaaI family thioesterase: MPPEGAASGPGGPSGANLHWKALESLYASAPINHMFRSSLEITGEGRARIVFDVEPEVFHAAGAAHGTIYFKMLDDAAFYAANTLVTDRFLLTTSFNLHLTKPINGGRIVAEGQWISGRRRVFIAESRLVDQHGEEVGRGSGTFMRSRIALSGLPGYAAAVQPGGAEPNRG, from the coding sequence ATGCCGCCTGAGGGCGCAGCAAGCGGTCCGGGCGGCCCCTCGGGTGCCAACCTGCACTGGAAGGCGCTCGAGAGCCTCTACGCTTCGGCCCCGATCAATCACATGTTCCGCAGCTCGCTGGAGATCACCGGCGAAGGGCGTGCGCGCATCGTGTTCGACGTCGAGCCCGAAGTGTTCCATGCCGCAGGCGCAGCGCATGGTACGATCTACTTCAAGATGCTCGACGATGCGGCCTTCTACGCCGCCAATACGCTCGTCACCGACCGCTTCCTGCTCACCACCTCGTTCAACCTGCACCTGACCAAGCCGATCAACGGTGGGCGGATCGTTGCCGAAGGCCAGTGGATCAGTGGCAGGCGCCGCGTGTTCATCGCTGAATCGAGGCTGGTCGACCAGCACGGCGAGGAAGTGGGTCGCGGTAGCGGCACCTTCATGCGCTCGCGCATCGCGCTGTCGGGTCTGCCGGGCTACGCCGCTGCGGTCCAGCCCGGTGGCGCCGAGCCGAACCGGGGCTGA
- the aroE gene encoding shikimate dehydrogenase: protein MSGFDANTDRPLGVPYAEVIGDPIAQSKSPALHGFWLDKLGLEARYLHCRVSVDALPDYIAARRVDPDWRGCNVTMPHKLAVMGLLDRIDPVAGQIGAVNTVVREDDGTLTGYNTDAPGFLEPLRPLLERTHLFRMARVLGTGGAARAIVAALAREHFVIVLAARNPDKARALLDELDPEGEHHAVDIAHFAEATDFEFDDRAHCCDLIVNASPLGMTGQPPLAFDFSHVPPGSVVYDIVTSPLHTPLLAQAEAQGLRTVDGLSMLIGQADIAFTRFFGEKPPREHDAELRAMLQA from the coding sequence ATGAGCGGTTTCGACGCAAACACCGACCGTCCGCTCGGCGTGCCCTATGCCGAGGTGATCGGCGATCCCATCGCCCAGTCCAAGTCGCCCGCGCTCCACGGCTTCTGGCTGGACAAGCTGGGTCTCGAGGCGCGCTATCTGCATTGCCGGGTGAGCGTGGATGCACTGCCCGACTACATCGCCGCGCGGCGCGTCGATCCCGACTGGCGCGGGTGCAACGTGACGATGCCGCATAAGCTGGCGGTCATGGGTCTGCTCGACCGGATCGACCCGGTCGCCGGGCAGATCGGCGCGGTGAACACCGTGGTGCGCGAGGATGATGGGACGCTGACTGGCTACAACACCGATGCGCCCGGCTTCCTCGAACCGCTGCGCCCGCTGCTCGAGCGCACCCATCTGTTCCGCATGGCGCGCGTGCTGGGCACGGGCGGTGCGGCGCGCGCCATCGTTGCGGCGCTGGCGCGCGAGCACTTCGTCATCGTGCTCGCCGCGCGCAATCCCGACAAGGCCCGCGCATTGCTCGACGAGCTCGATCCCGAGGGCGAGCACCACGCGGTCGACATCGCCCACTTCGCCGAAGCGACCGATTTCGAATTCGATGACCGCGCGCACTGCTGCGATCTTATCGTCAATGCGAGCCCGCTCGGCATGACCGGGCAGCCTCCCCTCGCCTTCGACTTCAGCCACGTACCGCCGGGCAGCGTGGTCTACGACATCGTCACCAGTCCTCTGCATACCCCGCTGCTGGCACAGGCCGAGGCGCAAGGGCTGCGCACCGTCGACGGACTCTCGATGCTGATCGGGCAGGCCGACATCGCCTTCACCCGCTTCTTTGGCGAGAAGCCGCCGCGCGAGCACGATGCCGAGCTGCGCGCCATGCTGCAGGCCTGA